Proteins encoded within one genomic window of Jiangella mangrovi:
- a CDS encoding HIT family protein — MPEADRLERLWTPYRMAYITGEASNGVDGDGCPLCRIPTLSDEDGLILRRGRTAFAVLNLHPYNPGHLMVVPYRHTGVFETLTEAESRELTTMTQDALRAVQAASSPHGFNIGLNLGGVAGGSLSAHLHQHVVPRWSGDANFMTVLDNTKIMPQLLADTRAMLAAAWPE, encoded by the coding sequence GTGCCGGAGGCCGACCGCCTCGAGCGGCTCTGGACGCCGTACCGCATGGCGTACATCACCGGCGAGGCGAGCAACGGGGTCGACGGCGACGGCTGCCCGCTCTGCCGCATCCCGACCCTGTCCGACGAGGACGGGTTGATCCTGCGGCGGGGCCGGACGGCGTTCGCGGTGCTCAACCTGCACCCGTACAACCCCGGTCACCTCATGGTCGTCCCGTACCGCCACACGGGCGTGTTCGAGACGCTCACCGAGGCAGAGTCGCGCGAGCTGACGACCATGACGCAGGACGCGCTGCGGGCCGTGCAGGCGGCGTCCAGCCCGCACGGCTTCAACATCGGGCTGAACCTCGGCGGCGTGGCCGGCGGCTCGCTGTCGGCGCACCTGCACCAGCACGTGGTGCCGCGGTGGAGCGGCGACGCGAACTTCATGACCGTCCTCGACAACACCAAGATCATGCCGCAGCTGCTCGCCGACACCCGGGCGATGCTGGCGGCCGCCTGGCCGGAGTGA
- a CDS encoding S10 family peptidase, with amino-acid sequence MSDADSTPAKDDAVKHLEDELVTSHHVLDTPGGPLAYTAKAGRVVLWEDKVEDDVWKGRRPRAQVGLTAYTLDDADPGTRPVTFAFNGGPGSASVWLHLGVLGPRRVVMGDAGDLAAPPYGLTDNPESLLAVSDLVFIDPVSTGRSRVVDGVKAVDFHGFTPDIESVGEIIRQRVTAEGRWLSPKLLAGESYGTTRAAALAQHLQSAGMYLNGLMLISCVLNFGAHDFKEGNDTAYARFLPFYAATAHFHGRHPGRELGDVVAEAEAYAARDYLYVLARGSRLSAQERADAVATLARLTGASEDYVSRANLRLEHWRYFTELRRADGLSVGRLDSRFTGPAGDGVAEGMDADPSMDAILGPYATAYQHYARAELGIEDTTPFHVFGPEVIAKWSYKEFENASVSVLDRLSRAMRQNPHLRVHVAFGYYDGATPFSCAEDDLAHLNIPAELQGNIERRYYEAGHMMYVHEPSRLRQSADLADFVRRATTS; translated from the coding sequence GTGAGCGACGCCGATTCCACCCCCGCCAAGGACGACGCCGTCAAGCACCTCGAGGACGAGCTCGTCACCAGCCACCACGTCCTCGACACCCCGGGCGGCCCGCTGGCCTACACGGCCAAGGCCGGCCGGGTCGTGCTGTGGGAGGACAAGGTCGAGGACGACGTGTGGAAGGGCCGGCGCCCGCGCGCCCAGGTCGGTCTGACGGCGTACACCCTGGACGACGCCGACCCCGGCACCCGGCCCGTGACGTTCGCGTTCAACGGTGGACCGGGCTCGGCGAGCGTCTGGCTGCACCTGGGCGTGCTGGGGCCGCGTCGCGTCGTCATGGGCGACGCCGGCGACCTCGCGGCGCCGCCGTACGGGCTCACCGACAACCCGGAGTCGCTGCTGGCGGTCAGCGACCTCGTCTTCATCGACCCGGTCTCCACCGGGCGCTCCCGGGTGGTCGACGGCGTGAAGGCGGTCGACTTCCACGGGTTCACCCCGGACATCGAGTCCGTCGGCGAGATCATCCGCCAGCGGGTCACCGCCGAGGGCCGCTGGCTGTCGCCGAAGCTGCTGGCGGGGGAGTCGTACGGCACCACCCGCGCTGCGGCGCTCGCCCAGCACCTGCAGAGCGCCGGCATGTACCTCAACGGGCTCATGCTGATCTCCTGCGTCCTCAACTTCGGCGCGCACGACTTCAAGGAGGGCAACGACACCGCCTACGCGCGGTTCCTGCCGTTCTACGCCGCGACCGCCCACTTCCACGGCCGGCACCCGGGCCGGGAGCTCGGCGACGTCGTCGCGGAGGCCGAGGCGTATGCCGCCCGCGACTACCTGTACGTGCTGGCCCGCGGGTCCCGGCTCAGCGCCCAGGAGCGGGCCGACGCCGTCGCCACCCTGGCCCGCCTCACCGGCGCGAGCGAGGACTACGTGTCCCGCGCGAACCTGCGGCTGGAGCACTGGCGCTACTTCACCGAGCTGCGCCGCGCCGACGGCCTGAGCGTCGGCCGTCTGGACTCGCGGTTCACCGGACCGGCCGGCGACGGCGTCGCCGAGGGCATGGACGCCGACCCGTCCATGGACGCGATCCTCGGACCGTACGCGACGGCGTACCAGCACTACGCGCGCGCCGAGCTCGGCATCGAGGACACCACGCCGTTCCACGTGTTCGGCCCGGAGGTCATCGCCAAATGGAGCTACAAGGAGTTCGAGAACGCGTCGGTGTCCGTCCTCGACCGCCTCTCGCGCGCGATGCGGCAGAACCCGCACCTGCGCGTCCACGTCGCGTTCGGCTACTACGACGGCGCCACTCCGTTCTCCTGCGCCGAGGACGACCTCGCCCACCTGAACATCCCGGCCGAGCTGCAGGGCAACATCGAGCGTCGGTACTACGAGGCCGGCCACATGATGTACGTGCACGAGCCCAGCCGGCTGCGCCAGAGCGCCGACCTCGCCGACTTCGTCCGCCGCGCGACGACGAGCTAG
- a CDS encoding PIN domain-containing protein, whose product MIIDSSAVAATLLGEPGHQRLLDHIATAPEVRIGTPTLVETGIVLSARMGPAGSSLLGRFVTEAGLRPVELTAVHWPVAVGAYLRYGKGRHPAALTFGDCLTYAVAAVSGEPLLCVGNDFPQTDLVLVA is encoded by the coding sequence GTGATCATCGACAGCTCCGCCGTGGCGGCGACCCTGCTCGGCGAGCCGGGACACCAACGGCTCCTCGATCACATCGCCACCGCCCCGGAAGTACGCATCGGCACGCCGACCTTGGTGGAGACCGGCATCGTCCTGTCCGCCCGCATGGGCCCGGCCGGTTCCAGCCTGCTCGGCCGGTTCGTCACCGAGGCCGGACTTCGCCCCGTCGAGCTCACCGCGGTGCACTGGCCGGTCGCCGTCGGCGCCTATCTCCGGTACGGCAAGGGCCGTCACCCGGCCGCCCTGACCTTCGGCGACTGCCTCACCTACGCGGTCGCCGCCGTCAGCGGCGAGCCGCTGTTGTGCGTGGGCAACGACTTCCCGCAGACCGACCTGGTGCTGGTCGCCTGA
- a CDS encoding type II toxin-antitoxin system VapB family antitoxin: protein MALNIKDPTTERLAAELAALTNDTKTGAVRSALEERLERVLASRAAAGRRERLQRFLVDEVWPQVSVEVRGHPLTKAEREEILGIGAEGV, encoded by the coding sequence ATGGCGCTGAACATCAAGGACCCCACCACGGAGCGGCTGGCTGCCGAACTGGCGGCGCTGACCAACGACACGAAGACCGGTGCGGTCCGCAGCGCCCTGGAGGAGCGGCTCGAGCGAGTGCTGGCATCCCGGGCCGCGGCGGGCCGACGCGAGCGGTTGCAGCGGTTCCTGGTCGACGAGGTGTGGCCGCAGGTCTCGGTGGAGGTCCGCGGCCACCCCCTCACCAAGGCCGAGCGCGAGGAGATCCTCGGCATCGGAGCGGAGGGCGTGTGA
- a CDS encoding elongation factor G-like protein EF-G2: MATRHQTGEQGDAGGVPPADGVDVRNVALVGPTSAGKTTLVEALLVASGTIHRAGRVEDGTTVCDHDESEVRQQRSVGLALAPLLYDQTKINLLDTPGYADFVGDLRAGLRGADCALFVVSTAEPIDGTTRLLWAECEAVRMPRAVVLTKLDHPRSDYAGTLAAIRDGFGDKVLPLYLPSGTDSLVGLLSERVFTYDGAGSRSERDPSDDEAALLEEARGELIEGIIEESEDETLMDRYLGGEHIELKVLVDDLERAVARGSFHPVIPVCAASGLGTHELLEVMAGGFPSPAEHPMPEVTTLDGTPRDGITADPAGPLLAEVVKTTSDPYVGRVSLVRVFSGTLRPDATVHVSGHFLADRGHEEHDEDERIGTLSCPLGKTQRPVPEAHAGDIVAIAKLSRAETGDTLSGKDDPLLMRPWSMPEPLLPFAIVSSAKADEDKLVQGLSRVVAEDPTLRVENNAETHQLVLWTMGEAHADLVLDRLRTRYGVHVDTVALRVPLRETLAGKANGRGRHVKQSGGHGQYAICEIEVEPLPEGAGFEFVDKVVGGAVPRQFIPSVEKGVRAQMERGTVAGYPMVDIKVTLHDGKAHSVDSSDMAFQMAGGLALREAATAAGVSLLEPVDEISVMVPDDYVGSVMGDLAGRRGRVLGTEAVGSGRTVVRADVPQTEIVRYAIDLRAMSHGTGTFTRRYARYEPMPHNIAAKVTADSSA; this comes from the coding sequence ATGGCGACTCGGCACCAGACAGGAGAGCAGGGCGACGCCGGAGGTGTACCTCCGGCCGACGGGGTCGACGTGCGCAACGTCGCTCTCGTCGGCCCGACCTCCGCCGGCAAGACCACGCTCGTCGAGGCCCTCCTCGTCGCGTCCGGCACGATCCACCGGGCCGGACGGGTCGAGGACGGCACCACGGTGTGCGACCACGACGAGAGCGAGGTCCGCCAGCAGCGGTCCGTCGGCCTCGCGCTCGCGCCGCTGCTCTACGACCAGACCAAGATCAACCTACTCGACACCCCCGGCTACGCGGACTTCGTCGGCGACCTGCGGGCGGGGCTGCGCGGCGCCGACTGCGCGCTGTTCGTGGTGTCCACGGCCGAGCCGATCGACGGCACGACGCGGCTGCTCTGGGCCGAGTGCGAGGCGGTCCGCATGCCGCGCGCCGTCGTCCTCACCAAGCTCGACCACCCGCGCTCGGACTACGCGGGCACCCTGGCTGCCATCCGCGACGGCTTCGGCGACAAGGTCCTCCCCCTCTACCTCCCCAGCGGCACCGACTCGCTGGTCGGCCTGCTCAGCGAGCGGGTCTTCACGTACGACGGCGCCGGCTCGCGCTCCGAGCGCGACCCCTCGGACGACGAGGCCGCCCTGCTCGAGGAGGCCCGAGGCGAGCTGATCGAGGGCATCATCGAGGAGTCCGAGGACGAGACGCTGATGGACCGCTACCTCGGCGGCGAGCACATCGAGCTGAAGGTGCTGGTCGACGACCTCGAGCGGGCGGTCGCGCGCGGCTCCTTCCACCCCGTCATCCCGGTCTGCGCCGCGTCCGGCCTGGGCACGCACGAGCTTCTCGAGGTCATGGCCGGCGGCTTCCCCTCTCCTGCTGAGCACCCGATGCCCGAGGTCACGACGCTGGACGGCACGCCCCGCGACGGCATCACGGCCGACCCCGCGGGCCCGTTGCTCGCCGAGGTCGTCAAGACCACCTCGGACCCCTATGTGGGGCGGGTCAGCCTGGTCCGGGTGTTCTCCGGGACGCTGCGCCCGGACGCGACGGTGCACGTCTCGGGCCACTTCCTGGCCGACCGCGGGCACGAGGAGCACGACGAGGACGAGCGCATCGGCACGCTGTCCTGCCCGCTGGGCAAGACGCAGCGCCCGGTCCCCGAGGCGCACGCCGGCGACATCGTCGCGATCGCCAAGCTGTCGCGCGCCGAGACCGGCGACACGCTGTCGGGCAAGGACGACCCGCTGCTCATGCGGCCGTGGTCGATGCCCGAGCCGCTGCTGCCGTTCGCGATCGTCTCCTCCGCCAAGGCCGACGAGGACAAGCTCGTCCAGGGCCTGTCCCGGGTGGTGGCCGAAGACCCGACGCTCCGGGTGGAGAACAACGCCGAGACCCACCAGCTGGTGCTCTGGACCATGGGCGAGGCGCACGCCGACCTCGTCCTCGATCGGCTGCGCACGCGCTACGGCGTCCACGTCGACACCGTCGCGCTGCGGGTGCCCCTGCGCGAGACGCTGGCCGGCAAGGCGAACGGCCGCGGCCGCCACGTCAAGCAGTCCGGCGGACACGGGCAGTACGCCATCTGCGAGATCGAGGTCGAGCCGCTCCCCGAGGGCGCCGGCTTCGAGTTCGTCGACAAGGTCGTCGGCGGCGCCGTCCCACGCCAGTTCATCCCGTCGGTCGAGAAGGGCGTGCGGGCCCAGATGGAGCGCGGCACCGTCGCCGGCTACCCGATGGTCGACATCAAGGTCACGCTGCACGACGGCAAGGCCCACAGCGTCGACTCGTCGGACATGGCGTTCCAGATGGCGGGCGGCCTGGCCCTGCGCGAGGCGGCGACGGCGGCGGGCGTCAGTCTGCTCGAGCCGGTCGACGAGATCTCCGTCATGGTCCCCGACGACTACGTGGGCTCCGTCATGGGCGACCTCGCCGGCCGCCGCGGCCGGGTGCTGGGCACCGAGGCGGTCGGCTCCGGCCGGACGGTGGTCCGCGCCGACGTGCCGCAGACCGAGATCGTGCGCTACGCGATCGACCTGCGCGCGATGAGCCACGGGACGGGGACCTTCACGCGGCGCTACGCCCGGTACGAGCCGATGCCGCACAACATCGCCGCCAAAGTGACGGCCGACTCCTCGGCGTAG
- the pgsA gene encoding phosphatidylinositol phosphate synthase: MLDKYTRVYSTRILTPAARGLLRLGLGPDAVTVVGTLGVCAGALIFYPQGEFLWGTLFITAFVFFDNIDGIMARLSGRTSKWGAFLDSTLDRFGDAAIFGGLALWFAGDGDDMRMVALLIACLTLGAVVSYARARAESLGFTAGGGIAERADRLVAILVVTGLVGLLDLPMVVLEVLLWLLAAASAWTVWQRVSEVRRQAARE, translated from the coding sequence ATGCTCGACAAGTACACCCGGGTCTATTCGACCCGCATCCTGACCCCGGCCGCACGGGGCCTGCTGCGGCTGGGACTGGGGCCGGATGCGGTCACGGTCGTCGGCACGCTCGGCGTGTGCGCCGGCGCGCTGATCTTCTACCCCCAGGGCGAGTTCCTTTGGGGCACGCTGTTCATCACGGCGTTCGTGTTCTTCGACAACATCGACGGCATCATGGCGCGGCTCTCGGGCCGGACCAGCAAATGGGGGGCGTTCCTCGACTCCACGCTGGACCGCTTCGGCGACGCGGCCATCTTCGGCGGGCTGGCGCTCTGGTTCGCCGGCGACGGCGACGACATGCGCATGGTGGCGCTGCTGATCGCCTGCCTGACGCTGGGCGCCGTCGTCTCCTATGCCAGGGCACGGGCCGAGAGTCTCGGCTTCACCGCGGGCGGCGGCATCGCCGAACGGGCCGACCGGCTGGTGGCGATCCTCGTCGTCACCGGACTGGTGGGCCTGCTGGACCTGCCCATGGTGGTGCTCGAGGTCCTACTCTGGCTGTTGGCGGCGGCGAGCGCGTGGACCGTGTGGCAGCGCGTGAGCGAGGTCAGGCGGCAGGCGGCCCGGGAGTGA
- a CDS encoding phosphatidylinositol mannoside acyltransferase: MSAFSDQRQLWLYSTGWKAVQHMPEKAAYRSFRTIADFFWRRRSPSVRRLELNYARVGKWTPEELRELTRLGARSYMRYWCDAFRMSEWSHERILERVRVVDEYRLRDALAAGRGVVVPLPHMGNWDWAGAWACLTGAPLATVAERLRPEKLYERFVTYREALGMTVHPLGGDGVMGALATHLGKGGLVCLPAERDLSRRGVPVTLFGEPTRMPAGSAMLALRTGAALIPVTLAYEGREPDHRLVIRFHEPIDPPEERGERLATMTQRIADAFEVGIRANPEDWHMTQRLFLSDLDANDPRRRAEPVTS, encoded by the coding sequence GTGAGTGCCTTCAGCGACCAGCGGCAGCTGTGGCTGTACAGCACCGGCTGGAAGGCGGTGCAGCACATGCCGGAGAAGGCCGCCTATCGGTCGTTCCGGACCATCGCCGACTTCTTCTGGCGCCGTCGCAGCCCGTCGGTACGACGGCTCGAGCTGAACTACGCGCGCGTGGGGAAGTGGACGCCCGAGGAGCTGCGCGAGCTGACCCGGCTGGGCGCGCGGTCGTACATGCGGTACTGGTGCGACGCGTTCCGGATGTCGGAGTGGAGCCACGAGCGCATCCTCGAGCGCGTCCGGGTGGTCGACGAGTACCGCCTGCGCGACGCCCTGGCCGCCGGCCGGGGCGTCGTCGTTCCGCTGCCGCACATGGGCAACTGGGACTGGGCCGGCGCCTGGGCCTGCCTGACGGGCGCTCCCTTGGCGACGGTGGCCGAGCGGCTGCGTCCGGAGAAGCTCTACGAGCGGTTCGTCACCTACCGCGAGGCCCTCGGCATGACGGTGCACCCGCTGGGCGGCGACGGTGTCATGGGCGCGCTGGCGACGCACCTGGGCAAGGGCGGCCTGGTCTGCCTGCCGGCGGAGCGCGACCTGTCCCGCCGCGGCGTCCCCGTCACCCTGTTCGGCGAGCCGACCCGCATGCCGGCCGGCAGCGCCATGCTGGCGCTGCGCACCGGGGCCGCGCTGATCCCCGTCACGCTCGCCTACGAGGGCCGCGAGCCCGACCACCGGCTGGTCATCCGCTTCCACGAGCCCATCGACCCGCCCGAGGAGCGCGGCGAGCGGCTGGCCACCATGACGCAGCGCATCGCCGACGCGTTCGAGGTGGGCATCCGGGCCAACCCCGAGGACTGGCACATGACCCAGCGGCTGTTCCTGTCCGACCTCGACGCCAACGACCCGCGGCGGCGGGCGGAGCCGGTGACGTCGTGA
- a CDS encoding glycosyltransferase: MKVGIACPYAWDVPGGVQVHIRDFTEELTRRGHTVSVLVPGEDDPALPPYVTTVGRPVSIPYNGSVARVAFGPRIAARVRRWLVDGQFDVVHVHEPASLSLGLITTWWAEIPIVATSHSAMRRSRAMSAAQGILKSAFEKFAAHIAVSEEARRTVVEHLGVDAVQIPNGLYVDRFAVSAREEWRSPEGTLSFLGRLDEPRKGLQVLLRAWPAIHDAFPKARLLVAGRGEIDDIRRGIEPRHRDAVEFLGGVSDDDKAAMLASSDIYVAPHIGGESFGIVLAEAMAAGAPVLASDLEAFRAVLDDGRLGALVPVGDAEALAESAIALLGDPARRSRYREAALLGVRRYDWARVTDEILGVYEIAIAVGSGGHTFKLPGLP, translated from the coding sequence GTGAAGGTCGGCATCGCCTGCCCGTACGCCTGGGACGTCCCCGGCGGCGTCCAGGTGCACATCCGCGACTTCACCGAGGAGCTGACCCGGCGCGGGCACACCGTCTCGGTCCTGGTGCCGGGCGAGGACGACCCCGCGCTGCCGCCGTACGTCACCACCGTCGGGCGTCCCGTCTCGATCCCGTACAACGGGTCGGTGGCGCGGGTCGCGTTCGGCCCGCGCATCGCCGCCCGGGTGCGCCGCTGGCTCGTCGACGGCCAGTTCGACGTCGTCCACGTGCACGAGCCGGCGTCGCTGTCGCTGGGCCTGATCACCACGTGGTGGGCCGAGATCCCCATCGTCGCGACGTCGCACTCGGCCATGCGCCGGTCGCGGGCCATGAGCGCCGCCCAGGGGATCCTCAAGTCAGCGTTCGAGAAGTTCGCCGCCCACATCGCCGTGTCCGAGGAGGCCCGGCGCACCGTCGTCGAGCACCTGGGCGTCGATGCGGTGCAGATCCCCAACGGGCTGTACGTGGACCGGTTCGCGGTTTCCGCGCGCGAAGAGTGGCGGTCGCCCGAGGGGACGCTGTCGTTCCTGGGCCGGCTGGACGAGCCCCGCAAGGGCCTGCAGGTGCTGCTGCGCGCGTGGCCGGCCATCCACGACGCCTTCCCGAAGGCGCGGCTGCTGGTGGCCGGACGGGGCGAGATCGACGACATCCGCCGCGGCATCGAGCCCCGTCACCGCGACGCCGTCGAGTTCCTGGGCGGCGTCAGCGACGACGACAAGGCGGCCATGCTGGCCAGCAGCGACATCTACGTGGCCCCGCACATCGGCGGCGAGTCGTTCGGCATCGTCCTGGCCGAGGCCATGGCGGCCGGCGCACCCGTGCTGGCCAGCGACCTCGAGGCGTTCCGGGCGGTGTTGGACGACGGCCGGCTGGGCGCGCTGGTTCCGGTCGGCGACGCCGAGGCCCTGGCCGAGTCGGCGATCGCCCTGCTGGGCGACCCGGCGCGGCGGTCGCGCTACCGAGAGGCCGCGCTGCTGGGGGTGCGGCGCTACGACTGGGCGCGGGTCACCGACGAGATCCTGGGCGTCTACGAGATCGCGATCGCGGTCGGGTCCGGCGGCCACACCTTCAAGCTGCCGGGGCTGCCGTGA
- the pdxS gene encoding pyridoxal 5'-phosphate synthase lyase subunit PdxS — translation MSEETQSTVGTARVKRGMAEMLKGGVIMDVVTPDQARIAEDAGAVAVMALERVPADIRAQGGVARMSDPDLIDGIIDAVSIPVMAKARIGHFVEAQVLQSLGVDYIDESEVLTPADYEHHIDKWRFTVPFVCGATNLGEALRRINEGAAMIRSKGEAGTGDVSNATTHMRQLRDQITRLASLPEDELYVAAKDLQAPYDLVKEVAKAGKLPVVLFTAGGIATPADAAMMMQLGAEGVFVGSGIFKSGDPARRAEAIVKATTFYNDPDTLAKVSRGLGEAMVGINVADVPEPHRLAERGW, via the coding sequence GTGTCCGAAGAGACGCAGTCCACCGTCGGTACCGCCCGGGTCAAGCGTGGCATGGCCGAGATGCTCAAGGGTGGCGTGATCATGGACGTGGTCACGCCCGACCAGGCCCGCATCGCCGAGGACGCCGGCGCCGTCGCCGTCATGGCGCTCGAGCGGGTGCCGGCCGACATCCGCGCCCAGGGCGGCGTGGCGCGCATGAGCGACCCCGACCTCATCGACGGCATCATCGACGCCGTGTCGATCCCGGTCATGGCCAAGGCGCGCATCGGCCACTTCGTCGAGGCGCAGGTGCTGCAGAGCCTCGGCGTCGACTACATCGACGAGTCCGAGGTGCTCACCCCGGCCGACTACGAGCACCACATCGACAAGTGGCGGTTCACGGTGCCGTTCGTGTGCGGGGCGACCAACCTGGGCGAGGCGCTGCGCCGCATCAACGAGGGCGCGGCCATGATCCGCTCCAAGGGCGAGGCCGGCACCGGCGACGTCTCCAACGCGACCACCCACATGCGCCAGCTGCGCGACCAGATCACCCGGCTGGCGTCGCTGCCCGAGGACGAGTTGTACGTGGCGGCCAAGGACCTGCAGGCGCCGTACGACCTCGTCAAGGAGGTCGCCAAGGCCGGCAAGCTCCCGGTGGTGCTCTTCACCGCCGGCGGCATCGCCACCCCGGCCGATGCCGCCATGATGATGCAGCTGGGCGCCGAGGGCGTCTTCGTCGGCTCGGGCATCTTCAAGTCCGGCGACCCCGCCCGCCGCGCCGAGGCCATCGTCAAGGCCACCACGTTCTACAACGACCCCGACACGCTGGCGAAGGTATCCCGCGGCCTCGGCGAGGCCATGGTGGGCATCAACGTCGCCGACGTGCCTGAGCCGCACCGGCTGGCCGAGCGCGGCTGGTGA
- a CDS encoding NUDIX domain-containing protein has protein sequence MTADASDLGEWRDDDGVWFRRAARVIAVDAAGRVLMMRGYDPADHQHVWWITPGGGLEPGEDERAGAVRELFEESGIRLDPADLAGPVASRSALFSFDGRPYRQDEVLFFARVAGAHEHDELDTTGWTSVERASVTELRWVSADELDAVTEPVYPPALPAMVRGLLDRGWDGVAHTVD, from the coding sequence GTGACGGCGGACGCCTCCGACCTGGGGGAGTGGCGCGACGACGACGGTGTCTGGTTCCGTCGCGCCGCCCGGGTCATCGCGGTCGACGCCGCCGGCCGGGTGCTGATGATGCGCGGGTACGACCCCGCCGACCACCAGCACGTCTGGTGGATCACGCCCGGCGGCGGCCTCGAGCCCGGCGAGGACGAGCGGGCCGGGGCGGTCCGCGAGCTGTTCGAGGAGAGCGGCATCCGCCTCGACCCCGCCGACCTCGCCGGCCCGGTCGCCAGCCGCAGCGCGCTGTTCAGCTTCGACGGCCGCCCGTACCGGCAGGACGAGGTGCTGTTCTTCGCCCGGGTCGCCGGCGCGCACGAGCACGACGAGCTCGACACCACCGGCTGGACCTCGGTCGAGCGGGCATCGGTGACGGAACTGCGCTGGGTCAGCGCCGACGAGCTCGACGCCGTCACCGAGCCGGTGTACCCGCCGGCGCTCCCGGCCATGGTCCGCGGCCTCCTCGACCGCGGCTGGGACGGCGTCGCCCATACGGTCGACTGA
- the pdxT gene encoding pyridoxal 5'-phosphate synthase glutaminase subunit PdxT: MSQPTVGVLALQGDVREHQRMLAAAGAQSTPVRTPAELDAVDALVLPGGESTTMWRLARTFGLLEPLRRRVAGGMPAYGSCAGMIMLADRIEGGVAGQETVGGMDITVRRNAFGRQVDSFEADIDFPALPDPQRPLHAVFIRAPWVEKVGDGVDVLARTAGNIVAVRQGRLLATSFHPELTADARVHALFLDIVKEA; encoded by the coding sequence GTGTCCCAGCCCACCGTGGGCGTGCTGGCCCTGCAGGGTGACGTCCGCGAGCACCAGCGCATGCTGGCCGCCGCGGGCGCGCAGAGCACGCCCGTTCGCACGCCGGCCGAGCTCGACGCCGTCGACGCCCTCGTGCTGCCCGGCGGCGAGTCCACCACCATGTGGCGGCTGGCGCGCACGTTCGGGCTGCTCGAGCCGCTGCGCCGGCGGGTCGCCGGCGGCATGCCCGCCTACGGGTCGTGCGCCGGCATGATCATGCTGGCCGACCGCATCGAGGGCGGCGTCGCGGGTCAAGAGACCGTCGGCGGCATGGACATCACGGTGCGCCGCAACGCCTTCGGCCGCCAGGTCGACTCCTTCGAGGCCGACATCGACTTCCCGGCCCTGCCCGATCCGCAGCGACCCCTTCATGCCGTCTTCATTCGGGCGCCGTGGGTCGAGAAGGTCGGCGACGGCGTCGACGTGCTGGCCCGTACCGCAGGTAATATCGTCGCGGTCCGGCAGGGACGGCTCCTGGCCACGTCCTTCCACCCGGAACTGACAGCGGACGCGCGTGTGCACGCGCTCTTCCTCGACATCGTGAAGGAGGCTTGA
- a CDS encoding YebC/PmpR family DNA-binding transcriptional regulator encodes MSGHSKWATTKHKKALVDAKRGKLFAKLIKNVEVAARTGGGDPAGNPTLYDAIQKAKKSSVPNDNIDRAVKRGSGAEGGGAEYQTIMYEGYGPNGVAVLIECLTDNRNRAASEVRVAMTRNGGSMADPGSVSYMFDRKGVVVVPTVQDGGRKVTEDDLLEVVLDAGAEDVEDLGEAFEIRSEATDLVAVRTAVQQAGLDYDSAESSFIPSVSVPLDEDGARKIFRLIDALEDSDDVQNVWANFDVSDEVMAAVD; translated from the coding sequence ATGTCCGGCCACTCCAAGTGGGCGACCACCAAGCACAAGAAGGCCCTGGTCGACGCGAAGCGGGGCAAGCTCTTCGCCAAGCTGATCAAGAACGTCGAGGTCGCGGCCCGCACGGGCGGCGGCGACCCCGCGGGCAACCCGACGCTCTACGACGCCATCCAGAAGGCGAAGAAGTCGTCGGTCCCCAACGACAACATCGACCGCGCCGTCAAGCGCGGCTCCGGCGCCGAGGGCGGTGGCGCGGAGTACCAGACCATCATGTACGAGGGCTACGGCCCCAACGGCGTCGCGGTGCTCATCGAGTGCCTCACCGACAACCGCAACCGCGCGGCGTCCGAGGTCCGCGTCGCCATGACCCGCAACGGCGGCTCCATGGCCGACCCCGGCTCGGTGTCCTACATGTTCGACCGCAAGGGCGTCGTCGTCGTGCCGACGGTGCAGGACGGCGGGCGCAAGGTCACCGAGGACGACCTCCTCGAGGTCGTGCTCGACGCCGGCGCCGAGGACGTCGAGGACCTCGGCGAGGCGTTCGAGATCCGCAGCGAGGCCACCGACCTCGTCGCCGTCCGCACCGCCGTCCAGCAGGCCGGCCTCGACTACGACTCCGCGGAGTCGTCGTTCATCCCGTCGGTCAGCGTCCCGCTCGACGAGGACGGCGCCCGAAAGATCTTCCGGCTCATCGACGCCCTCGAGGACAGCGACGACGTCCAGAACGTCTGGGCCAACTTCGACGTCTCCGACGAGGTCATGGCGGCGGTCGACTGA